The proteins below come from a single Desulfovibrio desulfuricans genomic window:
- the tnpA gene encoding IS200/IS605 family transposase, whose amino-acid sequence MFAPKYRRKVFYNEKKEAIREIIRTLCQWKGVEIIEGEVCPDHIHLLLSIPPKMSVSG is encoded by the coding sequence GTGTTTGCACCTAAATATCGAAGGAAAGTATTTTATAACGAAAAGAAAGAAGCAATTCGTGAAATAATCCGAACACTGTGCCAATGGAAAGGTGTTGAAATCATCGAAGGAGAAGTATGTCCGGATCATATTCATTTACTTCTGAGTATCCCGCCCAAAATGAGCGTTTCGGG